Proteins from one Chelonia mydas isolate rCheMyd1 chromosome 14, rCheMyd1.pri.v2, whole genome shotgun sequence genomic window:
- the ENDOV gene encoding endonuclease V isoform X3 — protein sequence MAHSETEPPEEETLRRWEREQAQLKANVIEEDTEEWQKDSTFAGLERVGGVDLSYAKGNDTIACASLVVLSYPDLEVLYEDCQMVTVSAPYVAGYLAFREAPFLVEAAQRLQEREPGLRPQVLLVDGNGVLHHRGFGVACHLGVLTGLPCIGVAKNLLQVDGLAKDELHKEQIRDLQMGGAMFPLRGTSGRVLGMALRSYNKSTKPIYVSVGHRTCLESAVRLVQSCCRYRIPEPIRQEGRS from the exons ATGGCGCACAGCGAGACGGAGCCGCCGGAGGAGGAGACCCTGCGCCGCTGGGAACG GGAGCAGGCCCAGCTAAAGGCGAATGTGATTGAGGAGGACACTGAGGAGTGGCAGAAAGATTCCACCTTTGCCGGACTGGAGAGAGTGGGAGGGGTGGACCTCTCTTATGCCAAAGGGAACGACACAATCGCTTGCGCTTCCCTGGTGGTTCTCAGCTACCCAGATCTTGAG GTGCTATATGAGGACTGTCAGATGGTAACCGTGAGCGCCCCCTACGTGGCAGGATACTTAGCTTTTCGAGAGGCCCCTTTCCTGGTGGAAGCTGCTCAGAGACTTCAGGAGCGAGAGCCTGGGCTCAGGCCTCAG GTGCTGCTCGTAGATGGGAATGGCGTGCTCCATCACAGAG ggtttggggtggccTGCCACCTGGGGGTGCTGACGGGCCTGCCCTGTATTGGTGTGGCCAAAAACCTCCTGCAGGTTGATGGCCTGGCCAAGGATGAGCTGCACAAGGAGCAG ATCCGTGACCTGCAGATGGGAGGAGCCATGTTCCCTCTGAGGGGCACCTCAGGGAGAGTCCTGGGCATG GCCCTGCGCAGCTACAACAAGAGCACGAAGCCCATCTACGTCTCCGTAGGCCACAGGACGTGCCTGGAGTCGGCAGTGCGCCTGGTCCAGTCCTGCTGTAGGTACCGGATCCCAGAGCCCATCCGACAG